One Leptospiraceae bacterium genomic window, AAACAGGCTAATCATGTCACCTTTTATGAAAACAATCACGGAGTTCTTTCCGGTAACCCGGATTCAAAAGAAGAGTCCTATCTTCTTAGCACACGCTGGTCAAGTGCTGAATCCGGTATTCACACAATTAATAATATAGGAAATATATTACATTCTAAAACAGTTAAAGAAGGACAGGAAGTTTTAAGAACTGTGGAAACTGCCTGGAACTTTGTATTAGCCGATGTAGCAGGGAATATTGGTTACCAGATGTCCGGCCTTATGCCGAAACGAAAAAAAACCTGGAGAGGTTTTATTCCCCTTCCCGGTTGGCAAAAAGAGAACGACTGGGATGGTTTTGTTAATCCGAAGCAATTACCTTCTATCTATAATCCGAAACAGGGATATTTTGTAACAGCTAATAATGATTTGAATATGTACGGAAAAATTATGCCTATAAACCTTCCTATGGGTTCTTATCGTGCAGATAGAATTTCGGAGGTTCTGGGTTCTGAAAAAAAATGCACTATAGAAACCATGAAAAAATTGCAATATGATACCTTTTCTGTACAGGCAGTTAAATTTTTTATTGTTCTTCAAAAAATTCTTGAAGAATACAAAGATACTGAAAATGCACAGATTCTTCTTCGCTGGAATTTTCAGTATGAAATCGAATCAGAAGCTGCTTATTTATTTGAAGAGTTTTATAAGGAATTATATATATTAGTTTTTGGAAATGGAGGAATGGGTCCGGAAACAATTGCTCATATACAGGGAGAAAGCGGACTGTTTATTGATTTTTATGCAAATTTTGATAAAGTTCTTCTTTCTGAAAATTCGGTTTGGTTTGAAGGAAAAACAAGAGAAGAGTTATATAGAGAAGCTTTTGAAAAGATCAAGGACATAAAACGAATAAAATGGGGTGAAAAAAATAAGCTGATATTTAAAAATATTCTCTTAGGTGGTAAGCTCCCTCTCTTTTTGGGTTTTGATAAAGGGCCTTATAATTTACCGGGTGGAAGAGCTTCCGTATTTCAAGGCCAAATTTATCGCTCCGCCGGAAGACAAACTTCTTTTTTTCCAACGATTCATTTCATTACAGATATGGCAAAACCTACTATATATACAAATATTGCAGGTGGAGTATCTGATAGAAGATTTTCTCCCCATTATGCAAATGGAATATTCAACTGGTTGAATGGAACTTATACCATCGAAGAACTAAAAATTTAAAAGGTTTAAATTTTTATATGCAAACGGTTTGCGTACCGCAAAGCTTTCGGGTTTTGCGGCTCATAAAACAGTATTTCTTCAACGATTCCTTTGGCCTTCTTTTCATTTTTATTTTTAAAGTATAAAGAACTAAGAAGAAATAAATTATCCAGATTCATTGGTTGTCTTAGCCGAATTCTATCTGCAAATTCAATCGCAAGAGAATAATTTTTACAGGCTTCTGCGCAGCTTACAACCATATCTAAAGGCTGTATGCTGTAGGGTTTTTTCTCTGCATACAATAAAGCAGCCCGTAAGGCATTTTTATACTTTTTAAATTTACTATATGCCTCAGAAAGACATTTATACAGTTCTGCACATTTTACTTCTGATTCATGTTGTGCTTCTATATACTCAGATAATTCCTCAAACCCTGCACTTTCCATCATATGTAGTATTTCTTTTGAAATTTCTTCTTCAGATTGGTTGCAGGTTTCCTCAGCATCAAGTGTATAAGATATTCTTAAGATAGATAAATCATCGGTAATTTGACCTTTATTTTGAATTTCCTTATATAGCTTTTGAATATCTCCTCCTGCTCTTTCTACAAGACTTAAAAATAAATTTTCGTCTTCATTAATATTTCGAACCTCGGTAAAAACAGATTTGGAAAGATTTAAATCATCCCTTCCGTCTGAACCGGCAAACATAATGTCTCCGGGTTGCATCAGGAAGGTTCGGATATAAATAAAACCTTCTTCTATAGAAGTTCCTAATTTTCGAAAGGTTAATTCATTCTCGATAAAACTGGCATGGGCATCTCTATACAAAACCATCCAGGGATGTTCAGCATTTATAAAATAGATAAGTCCGCTGGATTCATCTATTAAACCGAAGACAAGGGAAACCAGCATAGATCCTTCGAAACTTTCAAAAACCCTGTGTAATTCTATAAATACATTTTTTAACCATCTCTCAGGGTATATATTTTCTCCCTCATCCTGTATTTTATTTCTTTCTAATATAGATTTAAATACAGCACCTAAAACAATGGCTCCACCTGCGCCCTGTATGGACTTTCCCATTGCATCAGCATTGATAAAAATGATATAGGGTTTTCCTTTTAGCTTAATACTATGACTTAGACAAAGATCTCCCCCGATCTCAAATACGCGGTTCTTAAACTCGAATTCTTTTTTTTGTTTAATCAGAAAATCTATTTTTACTTTATCAGATTTGATTTCATTCTTTCCCAGGGGTTTGAGAAGAAGTGAAGTTAGAAAATAATCTCCATCCTGTTGGAATTTTAGCTTTTTTACATGCTCTAATGATTCCTTTAATTCGGCCGTTCTTTGCTCCACTTTACGTTCCAGATTCTGGTTCAAATCTTTAATCTCTGTATACATTTGGCTCAATTTAAGTATGATATCATTCAGAGTTTTGGCCTGCATTCCAAATTCATCGTTAGAGGCTACAGCCAGTCTTTCTGAAAAGTCTCCGAGTGATACTCGTTTTAAAGTGTGAGTAACTTTATCTATGCCGCTTCGTAGAGAACCGGCCATTACGTAAGAGACAACCATGATAGGAACAAACATACTTACACCAATAATTCCTATATGCAAGAATGGATGCGAAACTTTTAGAAAGCCCTTATCCATTGCATACATTAAATAGCCCAGAACACAAAAAGGCATGATAGCAACCGATAGAAAAGAGATTAACAACCTTCTAAAATAGTTCATACTCAATGCTTTATTTTTTAAAGGAGGCAGGTTTTTGAAACTATCGTTAGTAAGAATTTTCTGAAGAACTCTTTCAGAAATTAAAATATAAGAAATATATGATACAGGTACTATATACAGTAACAAAAATGGAATGCTTTGATGTGCTTCCGGTTTCACCTTGTAAAAGAGAATAAACAAAATGTGGGTCAGGGGTACTCCAAAACACCAGCGAAAAACTATCATCCGTCCTTCATGGAAAGGATGGTTAATAATCTTCGTTTTTAACTTCATTAAAATCTTTTTTTCCGTACCTCCCTTTTCTAAAAAACCATCATAAGAACGAAAAAGTTTTTTTAAAATATAAGTTCTCCAGGCAATACCCATCAAGACCATGAGTGTTCCGGCAAGTCCTCCGGTAAAGATGGTCATCATAATTTCTTTAATGCCGACAAGATTTCCCGTTACTCCCGAAAAATAAATTGCCATAGGGACCGGAACGATATGAGTAAACAATTCTAATTTCCAGGTAAGTTCCCAGAGGACATTTTTATAGCCATCTATCTGCTGATTCATAGTAATGTACTAAAAAGAAGGTAATAGTATTTCCTAAAAAGTCAAGGCTAAATTTCTAATTCAAGTCCATCATAGGCCATAAACATTCCATCCGGAAGATTTTTCTCTGTTTCTTCATGCTCCAATCGATGTGAAATATGAGTAAAATAGGTTTTCTTTGCCCCGATCTTCATTGCGGCCTCAATTGCCTGAGAAAGATTGAAATGAGTGGGATGGGGCTCAGTACGCAGGGCATCTAAAACCAGGATTTCAAGCCCTTTCAACAGGGGAAAAACACTATCGGGGATTTCCGAAACATCGGTCATATATGCAAAGTTTTGAATCCGGAATGCTGTAACCGGAATAGTTCCGTGTAAAACGGTAAGGGGAAGAATGGCGAGTGAACCCAGATAAAATTCCTGTTCATTTTGAATCAAGGATAAAGTAATTTTAGGTTTTCCTCCTCCTTCCTGTGTTTGTTCAAAAATATACTGAAAGCGCTTTCTTAAATCAATAAGACTTTCAGAATTTCCATAAATAGGAATAGAAGCCTTTTGGATTTCATTAAACCTCCTGATATCATCGAGACCCGAACAATGATCCGAATGAGCATGGGTAAATAAAACGGTATCTATTTTTTCAATTCCATATTCCAAAGCTCTCAATCGAAATTCGGGTGGAGTATCTATCAGAATATGAGTATTTTCTACTTCAAGAAAAACAGAGGTTCTATAGCGGGTATTCTTTGGGTTGTCAGAACTGCAAGTTTTGCAGGTACAGGCAATCAGGGGGACTCCGTGAGAAGTGCCCGTGCCTAAAAATTTTATCTTCATATTATGTTTATCCCTGAAAATGATTTATAGTTTTTTAAGATGGATATATTAATAAATAAAAAAAACTTGCTTTATTCAAAAAAACAAACATACTGAATTTTCGGAGTTATACAATGCGTTCAATCTTGCAGATCTATTTTTTACCGGCTTTACTTATATTTTATAGTTGTAAAGCTACTACAACTGCTTCATCTTCTCCTACTCCCGTTTCTCAAACCGGTACGGATACTGAACTCAGTCTTCATACGGAACACATCAGCGAAAGAATCATTCGGAATCTCTCCGGAATCTTTTCTAAACCCATTTTTTTAAAAGGGAAAAAAATGGAGTTTGCCTTTAATTCGGTAGGTCAATTTACTATGGGCACAACAGATGAGAACGGAAAAGCTGATTTATTATTCGGTCATCCGAATGCTGTAGGCTCAAATAGTATAGGAACTTCCTATACAACGATCCGGGTTGATGGAAAAAACTATCGTTTTGATTCCTTAGAAGGAATCAATGTAACTATTGAAGAAAAAAACAAAGAGGTAAGTTTTCGCGGCAAAATACCGAATCGAAATATTCTAATTACCCAGAGGATACATGAAATAGAACCTGAAAAAGATAACTTTATCCTCGTTTATGATGTGAGTAATTATGAAGAAAACCCTATTCAATGTAGTATTCGTATATTATTAGATACTTATGCAGGGCATAATGATGGTGTTCCTTTTGCTATTCCGGGAAGTGATAGAGAAAAGAGAGTAATCTATGATCACGAACTGGATTTTACTTCTATTTCAAGTCCTATCTGGGAAAATTTTGATGATAAAAACAATATTGTATTCCTTCGCAATTCCCTGGTTGGTTCTGGTCTTACCCCTCCCGATAGAGTCGTTTTTGCAAACTGGGCAAAAGCTATACGAAGTGATTGGGATTATGAATTAGATGAGAGTTCTAAAGTGACAGGCGATTCGGCTGTCTTAAAATGGTGGAATAACCGAATGATCAATCCCCAATCAACCCTGCACGTCTCTACCTCTTATCAATATATTTTAAGGCAGGAGGGCATTTCATTCTCCCTGGAAGATAAAACCAGCGGATATGGACTTTTAAACATTGATAAAAAAAATACAGGTGATAAAGAAATCATATTGCGTTATACCATAGAATCCAAACAGGCAGATTGCATCAGTAATGATGGTTTGAATGTTTTTGAATTTCCCATTCCACCCGGTGCAAGTTTAAACCGTTCCATTCCTATCAATTTAAGTGGTTCCGGTGAAATTGCACTAAAAATAACAGAGGAATTTGGGGAAGAAAAAAGAGAATTTACTCAAAATATTCAACTTTCTGAAGAAAACAAAGGGATATCACCACCCGTTTGGGAAAGTGGCAAAGAATACCCGGTGGAATATCTGGCAGATAGTCCCGATTGGAAGTTGAAAGCAATAGCTGTAGATCCGAAGACCGGAAAAGAAATCAAGTCAGCGATGTTACAAAATATAAAAGAAAAAAACGGAAAATACTATTACAAAGGTCTCATTCCTATCGGCTCCTATAAAGGTGAGGCTGATATTTTGATTAAAAGGCTTGATTCGAATAAACAGGTCGAAGAAGTTAAAGATGACTATCCACTATTAGGTGAAGTTTTATCTTATTCGAATAATCTGTATTACTTAAGTACGAATAAATTAGCAAAAGAATTAAAAGAAGGACAGATAGTCTACATAGTAAAAGATAAGAAGAAAATCGGAAAGCTAAGAATCAAGACTGTTTGGAATAACAAACTTGATGCTACATTTGTCTCTTCTTTTACAGATATAATACCGGGAATGAGTTACGGACTTTAGACGAATTGTAAATAATCAGGAGTGTTTTTGTATCCCTTTAAAAAAGCCGGGAGTATTTTATAAATCGCAGGCGAGCTATTGGTGGCTCGCTTGCTCCTCAGGAAAAATGAAGGCTTACAGTAAACCTTATTTAATTAGAGTTTGGGTTGAAATTACTCCACTACCCAGATCCACACTTGTCGTGAATAGAGAACCACTGACGGTATAATCCTGTCCCAGTGCTGCCGAAAGAGTTCCAAAGCCGAGACTACTGTCTCCATTGCAATTCCCGGCTTTTGACAGGGTTACATAAAATAATTTACTTTCATCATAAGCAACGTGGCTTTTGTTACTACAACTTGTAAATGTTAAGTTTATGGTATTGCCATTAACCACGTATGTATAGCTTCCGTTATAGTAAGCACTGGAGATATTATCAGCAGAAAATTCTTCTGTAAATGTACCGCTATAGGAAGCTGAGTTGCCAGTACCGGAAACATTCAGACTATTTAAACTCCATTTTCCTGTAAAAGGATTTGCTTGCTTGGTAGAAATCAAGATAATTGTTCCTGAGCCTGGATCACTATAAGAAGTTAGTAGTTGATTTGTCTCTGCGATATAAGAGTAGGTACTGGTTTTACCTACATAATTTACACTATCGCCCGAACAGACTTTATACTTTAATGTCGAAGAAATATATCCGGATTCACTCGTGTAGCTGCTGTAATATCCACAATTTGTATATGTCAATAGAGTTGTTGAACCTGATTTGATTGTACCATTATCAACTTCAAAAATTCCATCATTTGAGTAAGAAGTAATAAAGTTTCCACTTAAGGAAAGTGTGGAGCGGCTTCCATTAAGAGAAATGTAATAACCGCTCGTGGCCTTCCAGGAACCCACAAGGGAGGACTGAGTAAACTTACTATAGGTTATAGATACAGAAACTCCATCTTTTGTATAGCTTTGCATCATCGTATCTCCATTGACAGAATACGTATAATTTATCTTATCCCCTACATTGACTCCCAAGCCTGAGCAGGAAACTGATGTGACGGTTGAGCATAAATTGCTTGTACCTAGAGTGTAATTGGATTTTGCTGTACAGTTTGCAGCCTGCACAATAGGAGAACCAGCAACTTCTAATATACCATTAGCAATGGAAGAGACAGAAGAAGATGTATATGTGTCAACAAAAGTTCCATATACCTTTATATCACTTTTAACTCCATTTTTTTCGTAAGTGCCTCCTGTCGCAACCCAGCTACCGTTTATAGATGTTGTCCCTCCGCTGCATGAATCTCCCTTGGGAGAAGCAAGTGCCAGAAGAGCAATTTGTTCACCTTTATTGTCGCTCTTATCCTGTTTACAATTAAACCCTGAAACACTTATTAATGTTGTCATTAACAGTATTATGAAAAGTTGTTTCATCTTTTTACTCCATTATGTTAATCTTAGATTAGGCATATAAAAGTGAGTAAGGAGATGATGACAATTAAGAATGTGAAATATAGACAAAAAGAAAATCTCCCCAGGAGGAAATTATGTATAAATCCTACATAAAGATAGTATCCTTTCATTTACTCAGGGGAGCAGTTCCTCGATTCTGGCTGTATGTTCAACTACGAAATTTGGGTCTCCGACCATTTTATTTCTCCTTAATAACATTTTATCATTTTAGATACTTTAAATAAAATATTTTATGGAAAAAAATGAAAACTATTAGAAAAGAGGAATTATTAGAAAAAAATTTTATGTATAAATCCTACATAAAAATAGGGTTCGGATTATGAGAAATGGTAAGAATGCACATTTATGGTTTGAATTTTACGCGGAACCCCTGAAAGCTTTCTGGAAGAATTACAGGGGGCGGAAACTCGAAGATTTATATGATCTGATTTCTTTGTTGTCAGGATTAACTGTAAGCACGGTTAAGGATCATTTTAACAGACTTAATACACTTTCAGAAAAACTTTCAGAGTCTGTTTTTTTTCTGCTTATCGAAACTAATTTTTATGAGCAGTTCTTTGATCTTGGGATGACAACAAGACTTGAAACATTTAATTCCGCAAGGCTTGCTGAAAAGTATTACAAACTTATTAAGATGAGCTTGATGAAGAAGGATGGATTTTGGGAAAGGTGGATTGAACTTTATGAACTTCGGTATTCTAATGAAGAATATAATAGGGAAGAAAAAAAGAAAAGATATGGGGAGTTAAAGGCCGAACTGAGAGATAATCAAGCGTATTTTGTAGAAAAGTTTAAGAACTTGAAAAGTCATAAACGCTTCCATAATATATATGAAAATATTAAAGAACGCTATGAGATTTTCGATGCTTTTTTTAAAATGAGCTTTCATCTGAATTATGTAGGTTTTTTGCGAAATACAGGATATTTTTTTGAAAACGATAATAGTAATTTTAGCAATTATCAGCAGTGGATCAAAAATGCTTTGACAGAAGCAGGGCTTTGTCTGGAGTCCGTAGGAAAGCGAGTTGAAAAGCATAAAGAGTTATATAACGACTATAGAATGTATCATTTATATAAACATGGCTCAGATTTAATTGGCGACAGTTTAGTTCCCTTTATAAATTTGGAAGAAAAAGAAAGAAAATGTATATTAGAAATTTCAGAAAAAGATATCGATTTAATGAAGCCAGAAAAAAGCGATACATTACAATATAGAATATGGTTTCAATACTATCGCTTGATTCATAGAATAAGAGATTCTGAACATTCTTTAAAATGCGGAGAATACGGCCCCGGACGACAAAAACTACTACTGGCCTATAATTCCTGCGAAGATTTGGAGAAGCTGATAACCGGACAATATGTAAGAATTCTCTTGAAAGTAAAGTATCACAAACGCAATCTGCACTTTCTCATTACGACTATCGAAAGCTATTTCATAGAAAAGGAATTAGAATCTCCTTACAGACAGGCTTATACATCTCCGAAAGAAAGACACGAAACCATGGATAGTGTTCTGGATGGATATAAAAAACTTCTACCTGAGATTCGAAGAGGAATATTTGAATCCTAAAGTTTTTAGGAGAAGGTAACTTG contains:
- a CDS encoding SpoIIE family protein phosphatase gives rise to the protein MNQQIDGYKNVLWELTWKLELFTHIVPVPMAIYFSGVTGNLVGIKEIMMTIFTGGLAGTLMVLMGIAWRTYILKKLFRSYDGFLEKGGTEKKILMKLKTKIINHPFHEGRMIVFRWCFGVPLTHILFILFYKVKPEAHQSIPFLLLYIVPVSYISYILISERVLQKILTNDSFKNLPPLKNKALSMNYFRRLLISFLSVAIMPFCVLGYLMYAMDKGFLKVSHPFLHIGIIGVSMFVPIMVVSYVMAGSLRSGIDKVTHTLKRVSLGDFSERLAVASNDEFGMQAKTLNDIILKLSQMYTEIKDLNQNLERKVEQRTAELKESLEHVKKLKFQQDGDYFLTSLLLKPLGKNEIKSDKVKIDFLIKQKKEFEFKNRVFEIGGDLCLSHSIKLKGKPYIIFINADAMGKSIQGAGGAIVLGAVFKSILERNKIQDEGENIYPERWLKNVFIELHRVFESFEGSMLVSLVFGLIDESSGLIYFINAEHPWMVLYRDAHASFIENELTFRKLGTSIEEGFIYIRTFLMQPGDIMFAGSDGRDDLNLSKSVFTEVRNINEDENLFLSLVERAGGDIQKLYKEIQNKGQITDDLSILRISYTLDAEETCNQSEEEISKEILHMMESAGFEELSEYIEAQHESEVKCAELYKCLSEAYSKFKKYKNALRAALLYAEKKPYSIQPLDMVVSCAEACKNYSLAIEFADRIRLRQPMNLDNLFLLSSLYFKNKNEKKAKGIVEEILFYEPQNPKALRYANRLHIKI
- a CDS encoding penicillin acylase family protein → MFKSDKIQIKRSKTGKPIIQAEEERDVYYALGYCNAKDRGLQMLMMRLLGQGRLSEFLDSSDESLKIDLFFRRMNWGKVNFQESDLKQEVLPLIQAYCKGINDAFSQSLPFELNLLGYKHEDWKIKDSVLLSRMMGYIGLAASQEEMEKLFIEMVQAGIKKERLQELFPDLLHEADFELIKKIKLEHRIVEPSSLWQKGLPRLMASNNWVVSGKRTESKFPILANDPHLEVNRLPNVWYEITAFWKDNFVAGAMVPGLPAIIIGRTKHLSWGVTYTFMDSVDSWIEKCSEGNYYREKEGYIPFKKREEIIKRKGKQANHVTFYENNHGVLSGNPDSKEESYLLSTRWSSAESGIHTINNIGNILHSKTVKEGQEVLRTVETAWNFVLADVAGNIGYQMSGLMPKRKKTWRGFIPLPGWQKENDWDGFVNPKQLPSIYNPKQGYFVTANNDLNMYGKIMPINLPMGSYRADRISEVLGSEKKCTIETMKKLQYDTFSVQAVKFFIVLQKILEEYKDTENAQILLRWNFQYEIESEAAYLFEEFYKELYILVFGNGGMGPETIAHIQGESGLFIDFYANFDKVLLSENSVWFEGKTREELYREAFEKIKDIKRIKWGEKNKLIFKNILLGGKLPLFLGFDKGPYNLPGGRASVFQGQIYRSAGRQTSFFPTIHFITDMAKPTIYTNIAGGVSDRRFSPHYANGIFNWLNGTYTIEELKI
- a CDS encoding MBL fold metallo-hydrolase, which codes for MKIKFLGTGTSHGVPLIACTCKTCSSDNPKNTRYRTSVFLEVENTHILIDTPPEFRLRALEYGIEKIDTVLFTHAHSDHCSGLDDIRRFNEIQKASIPIYGNSESLIDLRKRFQYIFEQTQEGGGKPKITLSLIQNEQEFYLGSLAILPLTVLHGTIPVTAFRIQNFAYMTDVSEIPDSVFPLLKGLEILVLDALRTEPHPTHFNLSQAIEAAMKIGAKKTYFTHISHRLEHEETEKNLPDGMFMAYDGLELEI